The following are from one region of the Salvia splendens isolate huo1 chromosome 2, SspV2, whole genome shotgun sequence genome:
- the LOC121792161 gene encoding probable nucleolar protein 5-1, producing the protein MLLLFETPAGFALFKVLDEGKLSKVEDLGKEFASPDSARQIVKLKAFSKFENTAEALAATTQLIDSKPSKDLRKFLRSHCDGDILAVADSKLGNSIKEKLQIECVHNNSVMELMRGVRSQLNELISGLAAQDMAPMSLGLSHSLSRYKLKFSPDKVDTMIIQAISLLDDLDKELNTYAMRVREWYGWHFPELAKIVQDNILYAKSVKLMGYRSNAAKLDFSEILPEEVEAELKEAAVISMGTEVSDLDLENIKDLCNQVLSLSEYRAQLYDYLKSRMSTIAPNLTALVGELVGARLIAHGGSLLNLAKQPGSTVQILGAEKALFRALKTKHATPKYGLIYHASLIGQAAPKHKGKISRSLAAKAALAIRCDALGDSEDATMGLENRIKLEARLKSLEGKELSRSAGSVKGKPKIEFYDKDKKKGSGGMITPAKTYNPAADSILALAESLSKDDKEETELVVAEEQKKKKKKRSEPEDATPDVVDEPEVETEPAKKEKKKKRKHIEEADEDGDADASEKKKKKKKRKHAETEDGGANEASAKKDKKKKKKSAD; encoded by the exons ATGTTGCTTCTATTTGAAACACCGGCCGGTTTTGCCCTTTTCAAGGTTCTCGATGAGGGAAAACTTTCCAAAGTCGAG GATTTGGGGAAAGAATTTGCCTCCCCTGACTCCGCTAGACAG ATTGTCAAGCTGAAAGCATTCTCTAAATTTGAGAATACTGCGGAGGCATTGGCTGCTACTACCCAACTGATAGATAGCAAACCTAGCAAAGACCTGCGGAAATTCCTGCGTAGCCATTGTGATGGAGACATTTTAGCTGTCGCGGATTCTAAACTTGGGAACTCAATCAAAGAGAAGCTT CAAATTGAATGTGTCCACAACAATTCTGTCATGGAATTAATGAGAGGGGTTAGAAGTCAATTGAATGAACTGATATCAGGTCTGGCAGCACAAGATATGGCTCCAATGAGCCTTGGTTTATCTCACAGCCTCTCCAGATACAAGTTGAAATTTAGCCCTGACAAG GTTGATACAATGATAATTCAAGCAATTAGCTTGTTGGATGACCTTGACAAAGAGTTGAATACATATGCAATGAGGGTCAGGGAGTGGTATGGATGGCATTTTCCCGAACTTGCGAAGATTGTGCAAGACAACATCCTCTATGCAAAGTCTGTGAAATTGATGGGTTACCGCTCCAATGCTGCCAAGCTTGATTTCTCTGAG atACTTCCAGAGGAGGTTGAGGCTGAACTAAAGGAGGCAGCAGTGATCTCCATGGGAACAGAAGTTAGTGATCTTGATTTGGAGAACATAAAAGACCTATGCAACCAAGTTCTCTCTCTTTCTGAGTACAGAGCTCAACTGTACGACTATTTAAAGAGCAGGATGAGCACTATTGCTCCCAATCTAACAGCACTTGTTGGCGAACTTGTTGGTGCTCGCTTGATTGCTCATGGAGGCAGCTTGTTGAATCTGGCCAAGCAACCTGGAAGTACAGTGCAGATTCTTGGTGCAGAGAAGGCACTTTTCAGAGCATTGAAGACTAAGCATGCAACTCCCAAGTATGGGCTTATCTATCATGCTTCTCTTATTGGTCAAGCTGCCCCTAAGCACAAGGGTAAGATTTCACGTTCTCTTGCTGCCAAAGCTGCTTTAGCTATCCGTTGTGATGCTCTTGGAGATAGCGAAGATGCCACAATGGGTTTGGAGAATAGAATCAAG CTTGAAGCCCGATTGAAGAGCTTGGAAGGGAAAGAACTAAGTCGGTCTGCTGGTTCTGTAAAAGGAAAACCGAAGATTGAGTTTTATGACAAGGACAAGAAGAAGGGATCAGGAGGGATGATCACTCCCGCAAAG ACTTACAATCCGGCTGCTGATTCAATTCTTGCACTTGCGGAATCACTCTCCAAGGATGATAAAGAAGAAACAGAACTCGTAGTTGCTGAAGAgcagaagaaaaagaaaaagaagaggagTGAACCCGAAGATGCCACACCAGACGTAGTTGATGAGCCAGAAGTTGAAACTGAACCAGctaagaaggagaagaagaaaaagagaaagcATATTGAAGAAGCAGATGAAGATGGCGATGCTGATGCCagtgagaagaagaagaagaaaaagaagaggaaaCATGCTGAAACTGAGGATGGCGGTGCCAACGAAGCTTCTGctaagaaagataaaaagaagaagaagaagagtgcAGACTGA